One genomic segment of Vibrio quintilis includes these proteins:
- the recJ gene encoding single-stranded-DNA-specific exonuclease RecJ: protein MIEIKRRPQPDISLLPETIPPILRRLYVGRGIHDASQLEKSARALHSYQLFKGMDVAVEILYQAVVNQRRIIIVGDFDADGATSTALSVLALRMLGSNNVDYLVPNRFDDGYGLSPEVVVQAIDMGAEIIMTVDNGVSSLEGVRYAKEQGLQVIVTDHHLPGETLPDADAMVNPNLPDCGFPSKALAGVGVAFYMMMALCVYMRKQNWFAQAGLAEPKLMTLLDLVALGTVADVVPLDDNNRVLVYQGLQRIRAGQTRPGIQALIEVSNRDPRNLVASDFGFALGPRINAAGRLDDMSFGVELLLCNNIYAARRMASELDGLNQTRKEIESGMKQEALAFCERLKLGEGAALPFGIALFQRDWHQGVIGILASRIKDTYHRPVIAFADAGEGIMKGSCRSVPGLHMRDALDLIDTTSPDLILKFGGHAMAAGLSIRERDFERFAARFDEVVHDLLDESALKGVLLSDGELLPEELSMHTAEILRSGGPWGQAFPEPLFDGEFRVLSQKLVGEKHLKLMLEPLHKGMPGHQMVDAIAFNVDLRRWPDLSVKKVHIAYKLDINIFRGNQSLQLLIDHIEARSNGV, encoded by the coding sequence ATGATTGAAATAAAAAGAAGACCTCAACCCGATATTTCTCTGTTGCCGGAAACCATTCCTCCCATTTTACGCCGTCTTTATGTTGGCCGGGGTATCCATGATGCCAGTCAGCTGGAAAAGAGTGCCCGGGCGCTGCACAGCTATCAGCTTTTCAAAGGCATGGATGTGGCGGTTGAAATTTTATATCAGGCTGTGGTGAATCAGCGTCGCATCATTATTGTGGGTGACTTTGATGCCGATGGTGCGACCAGTACCGCACTATCTGTGCTGGCACTCAGAATGTTGGGGAGCAACAATGTTGATTATCTGGTCCCTAACCGGTTTGATGATGGCTATGGACTAAGCCCTGAAGTGGTTGTGCAGGCCATTGACATGGGGGCTGAAATTATCATGACCGTGGATAACGGTGTGTCTTCTCTGGAAGGTGTCCGTTATGCCAAAGAGCAAGGTTTGCAGGTAATTGTCACTGATCACCATTTACCGGGTGAGACGCTTCCGGATGCGGATGCTATGGTCAACCCGAACTTACCGGATTGTGGATTTCCCTCTAAGGCATTAGCCGGTGTCGGTGTTGCTTTCTATATGATGATGGCGCTTTGCGTTTATATGAGGAAGCAGAACTGGTTTGCGCAGGCTGGTCTGGCGGAACCGAAGCTGATGACTCTGCTGGATTTGGTTGCGCTGGGTACCGTGGCGGATGTGGTGCCGCTTGATGATAATAACCGGGTGCTGGTTTATCAGGGGTTGCAGCGGATCAGAGCCGGTCAGACCCGTCCGGGGATTCAGGCTTTGATTGAAGTCTCGAACCGGGATCCCCGGAATCTGGTGGCATCCGATTTTGGTTTTGCACTGGGGCCGAGAATCAATGCAGCCGGGCGGCTGGATGATATGTCGTTCGGGGTTGAGTTGCTGCTTTGTAATAATATCTATGCAGCCCGAAGAATGGCGAGTGAGCTTGATGGCCTGAATCAGACCCGTAAAGAAATTGAATCCGGCATGAAGCAAGAGGCGTTAGCATTTTGTGAGCGTTTGAAACTGGGGGAAGGTGCGGCATTACCGTTCGGGATTGCATTGTTTCAGCGTGACTGGCATCAGGGGGTGATTGGTATTTTAGCGTCCCGGATTAAAGATACGTATCATCGTCCTGTGATCGCATTTGCCGATGCGGGAGAAGGGATTATGAAAGGTTCTTGCCGCTCTGTTCCCGGATTACACATGCGCGATGCTCTGGACTTAATTGATACAACATCTCCGGATTTGATACTAAAGTTTGGCGGTCATGCGATGGCTGCCGGTTTATCGATTCGTGAGCGCGATTTTGAGCGTTTTGCGGCCCGTTTTGATGAGGTTGTCCATGATCTGCTGGATGAATCTGCGCTGAAAGGTGTTTTACTTTCTGACGGAGAGTTGTTGCCTGAAGAGTTATCTATGCATACCGCAGAGATTTTACGCTCCGGTGGACCATGGGGACAGGCATTCCCCGAACCTTTGTTTGATGGCGAATTCCGGGTGCTGAGTCAGAAGCTGGTCGGCGAGAAACACCTGAAACTGATGCTGGAGCCGTTGCACAAAGGTATGCCAGGCCATCAAATGGTTGATGCAATTGCATTTAATGTTGATCTGCGTCGCTGGCCGGATCTTTCAGTCAAAAAAGTGCACATTGCCTACAAACTTGATATCAACATCTTCAGGGGAAATCAGTCGTTACAGCTTTTGATTGACCATATTGAAGCCAGGAGCAATGGTGTATAA
- the aceF gene encoding pyruvate dehydrogenase complex dihydrolipoyllysine-residue acetyltransferase gives MAIEINVPDIGADEVEVTEILVSVGDKVEEEQSLITVEGDKASMEVPASQAGIVKEIKVSAGDKVSTGSLIMIFEAEGAAEPASAPAAEAAPAAAPAAAELKEVHVPDIGGDEVEVTEIMVAVGDSIEEEQSLITVEGDKASMEVPAPFAGTLKEIKVAAGDKVSTGSLIMIFEVAGSGAAPAAAPAAQAPAAPAASAVKEVNVPDIGGDEVEVTEIMVAVGDTIEEEQSLITVEGDKASMEVPAPFAGTVKEIKVAAGDKVSTGSLIMMFEVAGAAPAPAAATPAAAPAAEAPKAAATAPATAGDFQENHEYAHASPVVRRLAREFGVNLAKVKGTGRKSRILKEDVQSYVKEALKRLESGAASGQGDGSALGLLPWPKVDFSKFGETEVKPLSRIKKISGANLARNWVMIPHVTQWDNADITELEAFRKEQNAIEAKKDTGMKITPLVFIMKAAAKALEAFPSFNSSLSEDGESLILKKYVNIGIAVDTPNGLVVPVFKDVDKKGIYELSEELMAVSKKARAGKLTAADMQGGCFTISSLGGLGGTAFTPIVNAPEVAILGVSKSEMKPVWNGKDFVPRLQLPLSLSYDHRVIDGAEGARFITYLNGCLSDIRRLVL, from the coding sequence ATGGCAATTGAAATTAATGTTCCAGACATCGGTGCGGATGAGGTTGAAGTAACCGAGATTCTTGTGAGTGTTGGTGACAAAGTTGAAGAAGAACAGTCGCTGATCACAGTTGAAGGTGATAAAGCATCAATGGAAGTTCCTGCCTCTCAGGCAGGGATTGTAAAAGAAATTAAAGTATCAGCGGGAGATAAAGTTTCGACTGGTTCTTTGATTATGATTTTTGAAGCGGAAGGCGCGGCTGAGCCAGCATCTGCTCCGGCTGCTGAAGCGGCACCAGCTGCAGCGCCTGCCGCAGCTGAACTGAAAGAAGTTCATGTACCGGATATCGGTGGTGACGAAGTCGAAGTCACTGAGATCATGGTTGCAGTGGGTGACAGCATTGAAGAAGAGCAGTCACTGATCACCGTTGAGGGCGACAAGGCTTCAATGGAAGTGCCGGCGCCATTTGCCGGTACACTGAAAGAAATTAAAGTTGCTGCAGGAGACAAAGTTTCGACGGGTTCTCTGATCATGATTTTTGAAGTAGCAGGTTCAGGTGCAGCACCGGCGGCAGCGCCAGCTGCTCAGGCTCCGGCAGCACCTGCGGCTTCTGCAGTGAAAGAAGTCAATGTACCGGATATCGGTGGTGATGAAGTTGAAGTCACTGAGATCATGGTTGCAGTGGGTGACACCATTGAAGAAGAACAGTCACTGATTACTGTTGAAGGTGACAAAGCTTCAATGGAAGTGCCAGCGCCATTTGCCGGCACAGTCAAAGAGATTAAAGTTGCTGCGGGTGACAAAGTCTCAACGGGTTCTTTGATCATGATGTTTGAAGTGGCGGGTGCAGCGCCGGCTCCGGCTGCAGCAACGCCAGCTGCGGCACCAGCCGCTGAAGCGCCAAAAGCTGCGGCGACTGCTCCGGCGACTGCGGGTGATTTCCAGGAAAATCATGAATATGCACATGCGTCTCCGGTTGTGCGCCGTCTGGCCCGTGAGTTCGGTGTCAACCTGGCGAAAGTCAAAGGAACAGGCCGTAAGAGCCGCATCCTGAAAGAAGATGTTCAGAGCTATGTAAAAGAAGCGCTGAAGCGTCTGGAATCTGGTGCTGCCTCTGGTCAGGGTGATGGCAGTGCGTTAGGTCTGCTGCCATGGCCTAAAGTTGACTTTAGTAAGTTTGGTGAGACTGAAGTGAAGCCTTTGTCCCGGATTAAGAAAATTTCCGGTGCAAACCTGGCGCGTAACTGGGTAATGATTCCACATGTCACTCAGTGGGATAATGCAGATATCACTGAACTGGAAGCATTCCGTAAAGAACAGAATGCAATCGAAGCAAAGAAAGACACCGGCATGAAAATTACACCGCTTGTCTTTATTATGAAAGCGGCTGCTAAAGCACTGGAAGCATTCCCATCATTTAATTCTTCTCTGTCTGAAGATGGGGAAAGCCTGATTCTCAAGAAGTATGTTAATATCGGTATTGCGGTTGATACGCCTAATGGTCTGGTTGTTCCTGTCTTCAAAGATGTTGATAAGAAAGGTATTTATGAACTTTCTGAAGAACTGATGGCCGTATCTAAGAAAGCGCGCGCCGGTAAGCTGACTGCTGCTGACATGCAGGGTGGTTGTTTCACGATCTCAAGTCTTGGTGGCTTAGGCGGAACTGCATTTACGCCGATTGTAAATGCGCCTGAAGTGGCAATTCTTGGTGTGTCTAAATCAGAAATGAAACCTGTATGGAATGGTAAAGATTTTGTTCCACGCCTGCAGCTGCCACTATCTCTGTCTTATGACCACCGTGTCATTGATGGTGCAGAAGGCGCTCGTTTTATTACTTATTTGAATGGATGTCTGAGCGATATTCGTCGTTTGGTACTGTAA
- the pdhR gene encoding pyruvate dehydrogenase complex transcriptional repressor PdhR produces the protein MAYQRIRQPKLADVIEQELERLIVEGTLAPGQQLPPERELARQFDVSRPSVREAIQRLEAKRLLSRRHGGGTFVTENIWTSFSDPLMELLSSHSETQLDLLEARHAMEGISAYFAALRGTEEDFERIQACLVKIHEKQNENNIEAESACVVEFLVTLTEASHNVVLLHIVRSLASLLEQNVLQNLKLLHHRPEVVDKVSKHRASIVDAIVAGEPEKAREMSHSHLAYIEETLLDLTREQTRRERSLRRIQQGNES, from the coding sequence ATGGCATATCAAAGGATTCGTCAGCCGAAACTTGCCGATGTGATTGAACAGGAACTTGAACGTTTGATTGTCGAAGGAACGCTCGCGCCCGGACAACAGTTACCTCCTGAGCGTGAACTTGCCCGACAATTCGATGTATCCCGTCCATCGGTACGTGAAGCGATACAGAGACTCGAAGCAAAACGACTGCTGAGCCGGCGTCATGGCGGCGGAACTTTCGTTACCGAAAACATATGGACGAGCTTTTCTGATCCTTTGATGGAATTATTATCCAGTCACTCTGAAACTCAGTTAGATTTATTAGAAGCCCGCCATGCGATGGAAGGGATTTCAGCTTATTTCGCCGCGCTGCGCGGCACTGAAGAAGACTTTGAGCGTATTCAGGCCTGTCTCGTAAAAATTCATGAAAAACAGAACGAAAATAATATTGAAGCCGAGTCTGCCTGCGTTGTCGAATTTTTAGTCACGCTCACTGAAGCCTCACATAATGTCGTTTTGCTGCATATTGTCCGAAGCCTCGCATCATTGCTTGAGCAGAACGTACTACAGAATTTAAAACTATTACACCACCGCCCTGAAGTGGTGGACAAAGTAAGTAAGCATCGGGCCAGTATTGTGGATGCTATTGTTGCCGGAGAGCCGGAAAAGGCTCGGGAAATGTCGCATTCACACCTTGCCTATATTGAAGAAACACTGTTGGATTTAACGCGGGAACAAACGCGTCGTGAACGTTCATTGCGTCGGATTCAGCAGGGTAACGAGTCCTGA
- the dsbC gene encoding bifunctional protein-disulfide isomerase/oxidoreductase DsbC: protein MRVIRIPQLMILCCTLFSVFSYASVSFDKQEITKRFEKIGLKVHNVAPSQDIDGLLEVSTSNGTLFSTPDGKLFVAGTLFRLHDDGKYEDVIAKRLAPQHAKRLEALKDQMIVFKAKDEKYAVTVFTDITCGYCVRLHSQLKEYNDLGITIRYLAFPRQGATGPVADHMAAIWCADDPQKALEDAKLNRKQVDAGKDIGKCKTMISNHYELGKELGVKGTPAIFLPNGVMVGGYLPPKALLKRLESL, encoded by the coding sequence ATGCGCGTTATACGTATCCCCCAGTTAATGATTTTATGTTGTACTCTTTTTTCTGTTTTCTCTTACGCTTCGGTGTCTTTCGATAAGCAGGAAATTACCAAACGTTTTGAGAAAATCGGTCTGAAAGTGCATAACGTTGCGCCTTCTCAGGACATTGATGGCCTGCTAGAGGTCAGTACGTCAAATGGCACACTTTTCTCAACACCAGACGGTAAGTTGTTTGTTGCCGGAACATTGTTTAGATTACATGATGATGGCAAATATGAAGATGTGATTGCCAAACGTCTTGCGCCACAGCATGCGAAAAGACTCGAAGCGTTGAAAGATCAGATGATCGTATTTAAGGCGAAAGATGAAAAGTATGCTGTCACTGTCTTTACAGATATTACCTGTGGGTACTGTGTACGATTACATAGCCAGTTGAAAGAATATAACGATTTAGGCATTACGATTCGTTATCTGGCATTCCCTCGTCAGGGCGCAACAGGACCGGTCGCTGACCACATGGCTGCCATCTGGTGTGCTGATGATCCGCAGAAAGCATTAGAAGATGCCAAGCTGAATCGTAAACAGGTTGACGCGGGCAAAGACATTGGTAAATGTAAGACAATGATTAGTAACCATTATGAGCTTGGTAAAGAGCTGGGTGTGAAAGGTACGCCTGCAATCTTTTTACCAAATGGTGTCATGGTGGGTGGATATCTTCCTCCAAAAGCATTGCTAAAACGGTTAGAATCTCTCTAA
- the xerD gene encoding site-specific tyrosine recombinase XerD produces the protein MSDSYTDDQHRVERFLDAMWMERGLSDNTLVSYRNDLLKLLGWMKEQKHQLESVGVSDLQEYQAWLVDQMYKQTSRARMLSAIRRLFQYLYREKFRPDDPSALLVAPKLPKRLPKDLSEAQVEALLNAPDTSEPLELRDKAMLELLYATGLRVTELVSLTMENLSLRQGVVRVMGKGGKERLVPVGENAIEWIEVFLQKGRGVLLGDHSSDVVFPSRRAKQMTRQTFWHRIKHYAVIAGIDAEKLSPHVLRHAFATHLLNYGADLRVVQMLLGHSDLSTTQIYTHVATERLKQLHSEHHPRA, from the coding sequence GTGTCAGATTCTTATACCGACGATCAGCATCGGGTAGAGCGGTTTTTAGATGCGATGTGGATGGAGCGGGGACTGTCAGATAATACACTGGTTTCGTACAGAAATGATCTGCTGAAGTTATTAGGCTGGATGAAAGAGCAAAAACACCAGCTGGAATCAGTTGGTGTTTCTGACTTACAGGAATATCAGGCCTGGCTGGTGGATCAAATGTATAAACAGACGTCACGGGCCAGAATGTTGTCTGCCATTCGTCGTTTGTTCCAGTATTTGTACCGGGAGAAGTTCCGCCCGGATGATCCCAGTGCTTTACTGGTAGCGCCAAAACTGCCAAAAAGATTACCAAAAGATTTAAGTGAGGCTCAGGTTGAAGCGTTACTGAATGCGCCTGATACCAGTGAACCGCTGGAGCTGCGGGATAAAGCCATGCTGGAGTTACTTTATGCAACCGGGTTGCGCGTCACAGAACTTGTCAGCCTGACCATGGAAAATTTGAGTTTGCGGCAAGGTGTTGTTCGTGTCATGGGGAAAGGTGGCAAAGAAAGATTGGTTCCGGTCGGAGAAAATGCAATCGAGTGGATCGAAGTATTTTTGCAAAAAGGACGGGGCGTCTTACTTGGTGATCACTCCTCTGATGTTGTGTTTCCCAGTCGCAGGGCGAAACAAATGACCCGCCAGACATTCTGGCACCGGATTAAACATTATGCGGTCATCGCCGGGATTGATGCAGAAAAACTGTCGCCGCACGTGCTAAGGCATGCATTTGCAACACATTTACTGAACTATGGTGCAGATCTAAGAGTCGTACAGATGTTGCTCGGACATAGTGACTTATCGACAACACAAATTTATACTCATGTGGCCACTGAAAGATTGAAACAATTACATAGTGAGCACCATCCAAGGGCTTAA
- the aceE gene encoding pyruvate dehydrogenase (acetyl-transferring), homodimeric type: MSDMKHDVDALETQEWLEALESVVREEGVERAQYLLEQVLEKARLDGVDMPTGMTTNYLNTIPADQEPAYPGDTTLERRIRSIIRWNAIMIVLRASKKDLELGGHMASFQSSAAFYETCFNHFFRAPNEKDGGDLVYYQGHISPGIYSRAFVEGRLTADQLDNFRQEVDGKGIPSYPHPKLMPEFWQFPTVSMGLGPIASIYQARFLKYLAGRGLKDTSEQRVYAFLGDGEMDEPESRGAISFAAREKLDNLCFVINCNLQRLDGPVMGNGKIIQELEGLFKGAGWNVVKVVWGSNWDALLAKDTSGKLLQLMNETIDGDYQTFKSKDGAYVREHFFGKYPETAALVADMTDDEIFALKRGGHDSSKLFAAFKNAQDTNGRPTVILAKTVKGYGMGDAAEGKNIAHQVKKMDMTHVLQVRDRLGLQDLISDEDVKKLPYLELEEGSKEYEYLHARRKALHGYTPVRLPNFSEELKVPALEDFKPLLEEQKRDISSTMAFVRTLNILLKDKGIGKNIVPIIADEARTFGMEGLFRQIGIYNPHGQEYTPEDRSVVSYYKEDTGGQVLQEGINELGAMSSWVAAATSYSTNDLPMIPFYIYYSMFGFQRIGDMAWMAGDQQARGFLLGGTAGRTTLNGEGLQHEDGHSHIQAGTIPNCISYDPTFAYEVAVIIQDGIRRMYGEQENVYYYLTLMNENYAMPAMPEGAEEGIRKGIYKLETYAGKKGKVQLMSSGTIMNEVRKAAAILSDEYGIASDVFSVTSFNELAREGQACERDNMLHPEAEAKVPYISTVLGSEPAIAATDYMKNYAEQVRAYVPAESYKVLGTDGFGRSDSRDNLRRHFEVNAGYVVVAALTELAKRGDIEKSVVAQAIQKFDIDTDKTNPLYA, from the coding sequence ATGTCTGACATGAAGCATGACGTAGATGCACTGGAAACTCAGGAGTGGCTGGAAGCTCTTGAGTCTGTTGTCCGTGAAGAAGGCGTAGAGCGTGCTCAGTATTTGCTTGAGCAGGTTTTAGAAAAAGCGCGTCTGGATGGTGTAGATATGCCTACGGGTATGACCACCAATTATCTCAATACTATTCCTGCTGATCAGGAACCTGCTTATCCCGGTGATACAACACTTGAACGTCGCATTCGTTCGATTATCCGTTGGAACGCAATTATGATCGTGCTTCGTGCATCGAAGAAAGATCTTGAGCTTGGTGGCCATATGGCTTCATTCCAGTCATCTGCTGCTTTTTATGAAACATGCTTTAACCACTTCTTCCGCGCGCCGAATGAAAAAGACGGCGGCGATCTGGTTTATTATCAGGGACATATTTCACCAGGAATTTATTCCCGTGCCTTTGTGGAAGGTCGCTTAACTGCAGATCAACTGGACAATTTCCGTCAGGAAGTGGATGGCAAAGGGATTCCTTCTTATCCTCACCCGAAACTGATGCCTGAATTCTGGCAGTTCCCGACTGTATCTATGGGTCTTGGCCCAATTGCTTCTATTTATCAGGCGCGTTTCCTGAAATATCTTGCTGGTCGTGGTTTGAAAGATACATCAGAACAGCGGGTTTATGCTTTCCTGGGTGATGGTGAAATGGATGAACCGGAATCACGTGGTGCGATTTCTTTTGCTGCCCGTGAAAAACTGGACAACCTGTGTTTCGTGATTAACTGTAACCTGCAGCGTCTGGATGGCCCGGTTATGGGTAACGGTAAAATCATTCAGGAACTGGAAGGTCTGTTTAAAGGTGCAGGCTGGAACGTTGTGAAAGTTGTCTGGGGAAGTAACTGGGATGCGCTTCTGGCGAAAGATACATCCGGTAAACTGCTTCAGCTGATGAACGAAACTATCGATGGTGACTATCAGACATTCAAATCGAAAGATGGTGCTTACGTTCGTGAACACTTCTTCGGTAAATATCCTGAAACTGCCGCTTTAGTTGCAGATATGACCGATGATGAGATTTTTGCCCTGAAACGTGGTGGTCACGATAGCTCTAAACTGTTTGCTGCATTCAAAAATGCACAGGACACGAATGGCCGTCCAACTGTGATTCTGGCGAAAACAGTCAAAGGCTATGGCATGGGTGATGCCGCTGAAGGTAAAAACATTGCGCACCAGGTGAAGAAAATGGACATGACGCATGTGCTTCAGGTTCGTGATCGTCTTGGCCTTCAGGATCTGATCTCTGATGAAGATGTGAAAAAGCTGCCTTATCTTGAGCTGGAAGAAGGCTCTAAAGAATATGAATACCTGCATGCGCGCCGTAAAGCATTGCATGGGTATACGCCGGTTCGTCTGCCAAACTTCTCTGAAGAACTGAAAGTTCCTGCACTGGAAGACTTTAAACCGTTGCTGGAAGAGCAGAAGCGTGACATTTCATCCACGATGGCATTTGTCCGGACACTGAATATTCTGCTGAAAGACAAAGGTATTGGTAAGAATATCGTACCAATCATTGCCGATGAAGCGCGTACATTCGGTATGGAAGGTTTGTTCCGTCAGATCGGTATTTATAACCCGCATGGTCAGGAATATACTCCGGAAGATCGCAGTGTGGTCTCTTACTATAAAGAAGATACAGGCGGTCAGGTTCTTCAGGAAGGGATTAACGAACTGGGTGCGATGTCATCGTGGGTTGCTGCTGCAACATCGTACAGCACCAATGATCTGCCAATGATTCCTTTCTACATCTATTACTCTATGTTTGGTTTCCAGCGTATTGGTGATATGGCGTGGATGGCTGGTGATCAGCAAGCCCGCGGATTCCTGCTGGGTGGTACTGCCGGACGGACAACACTGAATGGTGAAGGTCTGCAGCACGAAGATGGCCACAGCCACATTCAGGCGGGTACGATTCCAAACTGTATTTCTTACGATCCAACATTTGCTTACGAAGTTGCAGTGATCATTCAGGACGGTATCCGTCGTATGTATGGTGAACAGGAAAATGTTTATTACTACCTGACACTGATGAATGAGAACTATGCAATGCCAGCGATGCCGGAAGGTGCCGAAGAAGGTATCCGTAAAGGGATTTACAAGCTGGAAACTTATGCTGGTAAAAAAGGCAAAGTTCAGCTGATGAGCTCAGGCACAATTATGAATGAAGTACGTAAAGCTGCTGCCATTCTGAGTGATGAGTATGGCATCGCATCTGATGTCTTCTCTGTGACATCGTTCAATGAGCTGGCCCGTGAAGGTCAGGCATGTGAGCGTGACAATATGCTTCATCCTGAAGCTGAAGCGAAAGTACCTTACATTTCAACTGTTCTTGGTTCTGAACCTGCAATCGCAGCAACAGATTACATGAAAAACTACGCGGAACAGGTTCGTGCTTATGTTCCTGCTGAGTCTTATAAAGTACTGGGTACAGATGGTTTTGGTCGTTCAGACAGCCGCGATAACCTGCGCCGTCACTTTGAAGTGAATGCCGGCTATGTTGTTGTTGCTGCACTGACTGAACTGGCTAAACGCGGTGATATTGAGAAATCTGTTGTTGCGCAGGCAATTCAGAAATTTGATATCGACACTGACAAAACAAACCCACTGTATGCTTAA